Proteins encoded in a region of the Diabrotica virgifera virgifera chromosome 4, PGI_DIABVI_V3a genome:
- the LOC126882901 gene encoding protamine-like — protein sequence MARGSNESIPSSNDNKEETRKGAKTPVKYKPGRITRNPFLNFLRIFRKNAEGMSVKDIAIKGGNLWRKMDQQQKKLYLDQAKLAPYRPRVRRRNRSASRGRGRSKSRSKSRSASRGSRRKRRRSSSKQ from the coding sequence atggctCGCGGCAGTAATGAAAGCATACCATCTTCCAATGATAACAAAGAAGAAACCCGAAAAGGAGCAAAAACTCCAGTTAAGTACAAACCGGGAAGAATAACACGCAATccttttttaaactttttaagaaTCTTTAGAAAGAATGCCGAGGGTATGTCAGTGAAGGATATAGCAATTAAAGGAGGAAATTTGTGGAGAAAAATGGACCAACAACAGAAGAAATTATACCTAGACCAAGCCAAATTAGCCCCTTATAGACCTCGAGTCAGGCGACGTAACAGAAGTGCGTCACGAGGCAGAGGAAGATCGAAAAGTAGATCAAAGAGTAGATCTGCAAGTCGAGGGAGTAGAAGAAAGAGAAGGAGAAGCTCGTCTAAGCAGTAG
- the LOC126882902 gene encoding uncharacterized protein LOC126882902, whose product MAPRKPPVGRPSRGASGVNKIKNDRPFSPGQIAKNRFYNFLKDMKKTVPGVNLNKLETESVRLRNKLGAKSKTPYSTIARRSRRKKIRIGRRRRSRNRSRSRKRSKSHRRSTIKK is encoded by the exons ATGGCACCACGCAAACCTCCAGTAGGTAGACCATCTAGAGGTGCATCCGGTGTAAATAAAATCAAGAATGATAGACCTTTCAGTCCAGGACAAATTGCCAAAAATCGGTTCTACAATTTTCTAAAGGATATGAAAAAGACGGTACCCGGAGTAAATTTGAACAAACTGGAGACAGAATCAGTAAGGTTGCGGAATAAACTTG GGGCGAAATCTAAGACTCCATACTCAACTATAGCACGAAGATCAAGAAGGAAGAAGATAAGGATAGGTAGAAGACGGAGGAGCCGAAATAGGAGTAGGTCCCGTAAACGTTCCAAATCACATCGACGAAGcaccattaaaaaataa